The DNA sequence TCAGCCTGGCACCCGTCAGGTCAAGTGATCCAAGGGTGCAGTCTTCCAACCGCACGCGGGTGGCGCCGGCACCCCCCAGGTCCAGTTCGTTGATGATGCACCCACTGATGAGCACGTCCGCGAGCTTGGCGCCGCGGAGGTTGAGGTAGTCCAGCTTGCCGCCTTCGATCCGGACGGACTGCCAGCCGCTTTCATACAATTCGGCCGAGCCCAGGCGCGGGTTGCGAAGCTCCACGTCCCGCCAGGTACTGCGGGCACCCTGGAAGACCGGCGCGTACGCCTCCGCCAGGATGCAGTCGCGGAACGAGGTGCCGCGGAGCTGCGCGTCGTTGAAAGAGGCAGCATCGAACCGGCACTCGGCAAATACGGCCTCACCCAGGTCAAGGCCATCCAGGGCGGCGCGGTTGAACCGCAGATTTTCGTACCGGTCCCCGCGGCGGAATACCGGATCCTGCAGTTCTTCGAGATCCTGCAGTTCCACGGCGGAAAGCCGGGGCGGGGCCACCTTGGCCGCCGCCGTGCCACGTCCTTTATCCATAGGCCGAGCCTAGTGCCGCTGCAGCCAGCCGGCCGCAACTGCAACAGGGTACTTGAAATAGTAAGCAAGCTTTGTTTATGGTGAAAGGGCACGGTTGATCGACGGAAACGAAAGGAGGCCGGAACCATGGGCCTCGGAGACAAGATCAGTAACGCGGCAGAGGACCTTGGCGGCAAGGCCAAGGAAGCTGCAGGCAACGCGACCGACAACGACCACCTGAAGGCAGAAGGCCAGGCCGACCAGGTCAAGGCAGACGCCAAGAAGGTGGGCGAAAGCGTGAAGGACGAGTTCAAGCGCAACTAGTCCTTGCTGCTGCAGCCGCAGCGAACGGCGTGCTGCAACAGCCCAAAACGGCGGCGGATCCAATGCATCTGCCGCCGTTTCGCTGTCCACCCACCATCGATTGCTGAGTAGATGCCGTTTTGGGGCCCCAAAACGGCATCTACTCAGCAATCGATGGGGTTCACCAGCCGCTGCGGGTTGGGGTGTGCCCCTTCCGGGAATCTTCGGGCATGGCCATCTCGGCCCGGACACCCAACAGCCGGACAGCGTTGCCGGGTTCGATCTTTGAGACCAGGCCAAGCACCCCTGCCAGCACCAACGCGGGATCGGAGGTCTCGGGGATCTTCCGCGCGTAAGTCCTGGTGGTGAAGGGAACGTAGCGGACCTTCAACGTCAGGCCGACCACCGGCCTGCCTTCGGCGGCAACATCCTCCAGGACGTGCGCAGCCAGCTCCCGGACGGCGTCCTCAATCTGCGCCCCGTCGGTCAGGTCCCGCTGGAAAGTGGTTTCGCGGCTGTGCCCGCGCGCCACCCACGGGGTGTCATCGACGGTCCGGGAACCGTCGCCCCGTCCCAGTTGCGCATACCAGGGCCCCATTTTTGGACCGAATTCGGGAACCAGGTCATCGGGGTTCGCCGCTGCCAGTTCGGCAACGGTCGTGATCCCCAGGGTGGCGAGCCGGCGGGACACCGCCTTTCCCACACCCCAGAGGTCGATGGTGGGCCGCTCCCCCATGACCTCAAGCCAATTCCCTTGCGTGAGGCGGAAAACGCCCGCGGGTTTGCCGAACGTCGTCGCGACCTTGGCACGGACCAGGGTGTCCCCGATGCCGACGCTGCAGTGCAGCTGGGTTTCCGCCAGGACTGCCTCCTGCAGCCGGCGGGCAAAGGCTTCGGGATCGGCCGCCTCGAGCCCGACGAACGCCTCGTCCCAGCCGAGCACCTGGACGGTGGTTCCCGGCTGGGCACGCAGGACCGCCATCACCTTTTCGGATGCTTCCAGGTAGGCTTCGTGGTCCACCGGCAGGATGACCGCATCGGGCACTTTCCGCGCGGCGATGCGCAGCGGCATTCCGGACCCCACGCCGTAGGCCCGTGCTTCGTAGGACGCCGTGGACACCACTGCCCGCTCCGTGGGGTCGCCCCGGCCGCCGACGATTACCGGCCTGCCCGCAAGCTCGGGACGGCGCAGTACCTCGACGGCGGCGATGAACTGGTCCAGGTCCACATGCAGCACCCACTGTTCGCTCACAAGCCCCAGTCTGCCCCCGCCATGCAGCGTGCACCACCCCGCCTCCCGCCGTCGAATACCCCGGGGCACAAACGCGGGACATCCCGGGCACCGCCGGTTAGCCTTGGCCCATGACGAACGTAGACCTCAGCGCTGCGGGCGCGGCTGCCGGCGGCTCCCCCTCCCTGCACGGCTACCTCGCCGTGCCTGTTGGACAGGGGCCGTTTCCCGGCGTCGTGATGATCCATGAAGCGTTCGGCCTGGACGACCAGACCCGGCGGCACGCGGACCGGCTGGCCCGGGCCGGGTACCTCACCCTGGCCGTGGACCTGTACAGCGACGGCGGTCCGCGGCGTTGCCTGGTGGGAACCATGCGCGCCATGGCGGCCCGTACGGGGCGTCCCTTCACCGACATCGCCACGGCCCGTACCTGGCTCGCGGAGTCTGAACTGTGCAACGGCAAAACCGGGGTGATCGGCTTCTGCATGGGCGGCGGGTTCGCCCTGCTGGTGGCGCGTGACGGGTTCGACGCCGCTTCCGTCAACTACGGCCGGCTCCCGGGCAAGCAGCAGCAGGAACTGGAAGACGCACTGCGCGGTTCCTGCCCCATCGTGGCCAACTACGGCGGCGCGGACAGGTCCCTGAAGAGGGCTGCGGCGCGCCTCGAAACTGCGCTGGACCAGTTGGGCATCGAGCACAGCGTGAAGGAGTTTCCCGGCGCCGGGCACGCCTTCCTCAACGACGAAGAAATCGGGCCGGTTCTCCTCAGGCCGCTGATGCGGGTCATGGGCGTGGGGCCGGACCCCGAGTCAGCCCCGGAGGCCTGGCAGCGCATCGAGGACCACTTCGCCAGGTACCTGAAGGACTAAGCAGCAGCAGAGGGGCTGGACCTGTCCGGCACTCCGTGGAAACGCCGACGGCGGGCCACCCACTGAAGGGGCGCCCCGCCGTCGAACATTGTCCGGAAAGCGTTAGCTGAAGAGCTCGCTCTTAGGCTCGTTGTTCTTGACCTTCTGCCAGCCGAGCCACAGGAGCACGGCGAAGAACGGGATCGTGCCCAGGGTCCAGAGGCCCAGGTAGAACACCTCGCCGGTGGCCTTGTCCGTCATGGTGTCGAAGCCGATGAGGATGGTGATGGCGAGCAGGCCCAGCAGTCCGGCCCAGCTGGTCCACGGCGAGCCGGGCATCGGCAGGGTGGAGGTGATGCCCTTGCGGCGGCGCAGCACGATCTGGCTGGCGAAGATGGCACCCCAGCAGAAGATCACGCCGATCGAGGCGCTGTTGAGCGCCAGGTCGAAGGCGTGCGAACCGCCCAGCCAGATATTCAGCAGGATGCCCACCAGGTAGAACGCCGCGATGGCCAGGATGGCGGCATACGGGACGTGCCGCTTGGACATTTTGGTAAGCCACTGCGGGGCGTGGCCGTTGTTGGCCATGGTGCGGAAGACCCGGCCAATGGAGTACAGGCCGGAGTTGCACGAGGACAGCGCGGCGGTGATGACGATCATGTTCATCACATCGCCCACCCAGCCCAGGCCCATCTGGCCGAAAACGGTCACGAACGGCGACGTGCCGGCCTTGTACTGGTCGGACGGCAGCAGCATGGCCAGCAGCAGCACGGAACCGACATAGAACACCACGATGCGCAGGACGACGGCTCGGATCGCCTTGGGCACTTCGCGCTCCGGCTTTTGCATCTCGCCGGCAGTGACTCCGACCAGCTCGATGCCGTTGTAGGCGAAGATCACGGCGTTAAGGACCAGGACCATCACCAGCGCACCCTTGGGGAACATGCCGCCGTCGGCTGCGAAGAGGTTGGCCACCGAGGCATGCCCGGTGCCCACCTGGGCATTGGTGACCACCATGAAGGTGCCCACGGCCAGGAAGATGACGATGGCGCCGACCTTGAGGCAGGACGCCCAGAACTCGAATTCGCCAAACGCCTTAACGCTCAGCAGGTTGACCGCCACCAGCAGAGCCAGGGCCGCGATGGCCGAGGCTTCCACGGGGACGTTGGGGAAGAAGAACTGGAAGTACAGACCGATGGCGATGAGCTCCGCGATGCCCGTCATGCCCCAGTTGATGAAGTACATCCAACCGGACAGGTAGGCGCCCTTTTTGCCGAACATCTCCCCCGAATAGCTCACCAGGGAGCCGGAGGTCTGGCGGTACATGATGAGTTCGCCCAGGGCCCGCATGAGCAGGTAGGCAATGACGCCGGCAATGGCGTAGGAGAAAATCAGGGCCGGGCCGGTGGAGGCCAGGCGTCCGCCGGCTCCCATGAAGAGGCCCACGCCGATGGCGCCGCCCATGGCAATCATGGTGACGTGGCGTCGGCCCAGCGTCTTTTTGTAGCCCTCGGCGCTGAGGGACGGGTCGACGGCGGAGGATGGCGCCGTGCTGTTCTTGAGGTCTGTGGGGGTACTTTGAGGCACAACTGTTCCTTGTGGGTTGGGGGTTGGCCGCATCCGGTCTTCGTATGATCAAGCTCACAAAATTCGGCCTTTAGGCCTTGGGACCAGCAGATGTGAGGGTGGATCGGCCGAACTGCCGAAGCTTCACGCGACCTGACCATCTTACAAGACGGTCCGGGGTGGTACGTGACGCGCACTACACCCCGGCGCCCGGCGATAGGCTGGGGGCATGGCAACAGCCCACCGCTTACCGCCCGCCCCGCAACCCCAGCTGTACCGGTTTTCGCCCCTGGACCTGGCCACACTGTGCCTCTACGTTGCCATTGCCGGGTTCTTCGCGGTGGCCGGCAATGTGCTGTCCCCACTGCTTCGGCTGGTGGCCCCGTCCCCGGCAGCGGCCTCTTATGCCGTGAACCTGCTGTTCTATGCCTCCGTGGGAATACTCGCGCTCCTGGCCGCCCGCCGGGTGGTGGCGCGGGACCTTAGAGTGCTGGGGACCCGGCCCTGGTTCACCCTGCTGATGGTGCCGGCAGCCGTGATCGCGATGATGATCCTGACCGCCGTCGTGGTGGCCGCGAACGGGCAGGTTGAAACCTCCGCCAACCAGGCCGGGCTGCAGGCGCTGATGCAGCAGGTCCCCGCATGGCTCATGGTGCCTTTGCTGGTGGTGGTGGGTCCGTTCGTGGAGGAGTACATCTTCCGCCACCTGCTCATCGGCAAGATGTCCAGGCGCGTGAACGTCTGGATCTGCTGCGCCCTGTCCGTGGTGCTGTTCGCCGCGCTGCACATCGTGGGGCAGGAGGCGCTGACCCTGACTGCCCTGCTCCCCTACCTGGCCATGGGTGCCACCCTGGTGTCCGTCTACATGTGGACCGGGAAGAACCTCATGTTTTCCTACTTCGTGCACGCCGCCAAGAACCTGCTGGCCGTGATCCTGGTTTACGCCATCCCGCCGGAACTGTTCAACCAGATGCAGAACGTCCAGGCCTAGGCGCGCGCACAGGACCTTCCGCAACGCCCCGGCCGCCCTTACCGTGGACGGATGGGACTAAACATCCAGATCGTTGTCGATTGCGCCAGCCCGCATGAGCTGGCCGACTGGTGGGCCGAAACCCTGCAGTGGGCGGTGGAACCGCA is a window from the Arthrobacter sp. NicSoilC5 genome containing:
- a CDS encoding pentapeptide repeat-containing protein; amino-acid sequence: MDKGRGTAAAKVAPPRLSAVELQDLEELQDPVFRRGDRYENLRFNRAALDGLDLGEAVFAECRFDAASFNDAQLRGTSFRDCILAEAYAPVFQGARSTWRDVELRNPRLGSAELYESGWQSVRIEGGKLDYLNLRGAKLADVLISGCIINELDLGGAGATRVRLEDCTLGSLDLTGARLKDFDIRGTEFRRVSGLGSLSGLVIDEYQLGLLAPLIAAHLGVRVL
- a CDS encoding CsbD family protein, which codes for MGLGDKISNAAEDLGGKAKEAAGNATDNDHLKAEGQADQVKADAKKVGESVKDEFKRN
- a CDS encoding DNA polymerase IV is translated as MLHVDLDQFIAAVEVLRRPELAGRPVIVGGRGDPTERAVVSTASYEARAYGVGSGMPLRIAARKVPDAVILPVDHEAYLEASEKVMAVLRAQPGTTVQVLGWDEAFVGLEAADPEAFARRLQEAVLAETQLHCSVGIGDTLVRAKVATTFGKPAGVFRLTQGNWLEVMGERPTIDLWGVGKAVSRRLATLGITTVAELAAANPDDLVPEFGPKMGPWYAQLGRGDGSRTVDDTPWVARGHSRETTFQRDLTDGAQIEDAVRELAAHVLEDVAAEGRPVVGLTLKVRYVPFTTRTYARKIPETSDPALVLAGVLGLVSKIEPGNAVRLLGVRAEMAMPEDSRKGHTPTRSGW
- a CDS encoding dienelactone hydrolase family protein; the protein is MTNVDLSAAGAAAGGSPSLHGYLAVPVGQGPFPGVVMIHEAFGLDDQTRRHADRLARAGYLTLAVDLYSDGGPRRCLVGTMRAMAARTGRPFTDIATARTWLAESELCNGKTGVIGFCMGGGFALLVARDGFDAASVNYGRLPGKQQQELEDALRGSCPIVANYGGADRSLKRAAARLETALDQLGIEHSVKEFPGAGHAFLNDEEIGPVLLRPLMRVMGVGPDPESAPEAWQRIEDHFARYLKD
- a CDS encoding amino acid permease, with protein sequence MPQSTPTDLKNSTAPSSAVDPSLSAEGYKKTLGRRHVTMIAMGGAIGVGLFMGAGGRLASTGPALIFSYAIAGVIAYLLMRALGELIMYRQTSGSLVSYSGEMFGKKGAYLSGWMYFINWGMTGIAELIAIGLYFQFFFPNVPVEASAIAALALLVAVNLLSVKAFGEFEFWASCLKVGAIVIFLAVGTFMVVTNAQVGTGHASVANLFAADGGMFPKGALVMVLVLNAVIFAYNGIELVGVTAGEMQKPEREVPKAIRAVVLRIVVFYVGSVLLLAMLLPSDQYKAGTSPFVTVFGQMGLGWVGDVMNMIVITAALSSCNSGLYSIGRVFRTMANNGHAPQWLTKMSKRHVPYAAILAIAAFYLVGILLNIWLGGSHAFDLALNSASIGVIFCWGAIFASQIVLRRRKGITSTLPMPGSPWTSWAGLLGLLAITILIGFDTMTDKATGEVFYLGLWTLGTIPFFAVLLWLGWQKVKNNEPKSELFS
- a CDS encoding CPBP family intramembrane glutamic endopeptidase, producing the protein MATAHRLPPAPQPQLYRFSPLDLATLCLYVAIAGFFAVAGNVLSPLLRLVAPSPAAASYAVNLLFYASVGILALLAARRVVARDLRVLGTRPWFTLLMVPAAVIAMMILTAVVVAANGQVETSANQAGLQALMQQVPAWLMVPLLVVVGPFVEEYIFRHLLIGKMSRRVNVWICCALSVVLFAALHIVGQEALTLTALLPYLAMGATLVSVYMWTGKNLMFSYFVHAAKNLLAVILVYAIPPELFNQMQNVQA